From Streptomyces sp. NBC_01551:
TGCTGCTGTTGCTGCGGGTACGGGTACGGGGCGTAGCCCTCCTGGGCGCCGTACTCGTACTGCTGGGGCATCTGGGGCACCTCGGGCTGCTGGGGCTCGACGGGCTGTTCGTAGCCGTAGCCCTGGTACGCGTACGCGTCCTCCCCGTACGCCGGCTGCGCCGGGATCTGCGCGTACGGATCGGCGGCGGCCGCCGCCTCCACGGGCGTGGGCGCCGCGGCGGACTCGGCCTCGGCGCGCAGCCGGCGGGCGCGGCGGCCCTCGCCGGCCTCGGCCGGGCCGGGCTGGGCCGGGACGGCCCTCTCCTCGTCGGGCAGGTCGTCGTCGAGCCGGGCCCGGCGGCCGGGCAGGGCCATCACCAGCAGCACCAGCGCGAGGACGCCCTGCGCCCAGTGCCAGGCGGTCCGGGTGAGGGAGTCCTCGTGGACGAGGTCGAGGCGGCCGCCGCCGGCGGGCAGCTCGAAGCCCTGCGCCCAGCCGTCCACCGTCTTGGCCTTGAGCGGCTTGCCGTCGAGGGTGGCCCGCCAGCCGGCGTCGGCGCGGTCCGCGATGCGCAGCATCCGGCCCGCTTCGCCGGCCTCGATCTTGGTGTGGGCCTCGACGGGGCCGGAGGCGACCGGGATCGGGGCCTGGCCGTCCTTGCCGGAGAGGATCACGGCGCGGGGCAGGGGCGGGTCGACGGCCCACAGGGCGGTGCCGTCGGGCTGGTGGCGGCGGGTCAGGCCCGGGGTGGCGTCGAGGGTGCGGCGCACCTGTTCCTGGGCGCCGGCGCGGATCATGACGTAGCGGATGGCGAAGCCGCCGAGCTGGTCGGACTGGTCGGCTCCGGAGCCGGAGACCAGGCCGGAGACGGCCTTGTCGAGGCGGGCCTCGCTGCCCGCCTCGGCGGCGAGTTCGGCGTCGCCGAGGCGGACACCGGAGCCGCGGACCAGGGTGTAGGAGACGGTGGCGGGCGAGTCGCCGCCGAGGATCAGCGTGCGGTTCTGGTTGCGGTCGCCGCTCTCGTCGGCGACGAACGCCGGGACCTGGACGGGGTCGCGCCGCTCCAGCGGTCCGGCGGCGCCGCTGAGCACCCAGCCGGCGGCGCCGAGGACCGGTCCGACGGCGGCGGCGAGCGCGATGAGCGCGGCCAGCGGCTGGCGCCAGCCGAAGCTGCTCGCGGCGACCCGGTCCTTGGCGCCGTCCGCGCCGAGGACGGCGGCGGCGAGCAGGGCGAGTCCGTAGACGAGGGTGGCTGGGCCGGCCCAGCCGGTGCGGTTGACGAGGACGGCGAGCAGCAGCGCGGCCAGGGCGGTGGCCCAGGCGGTGCGGATGGCGAACTGCCGGTCGGCGCGCAGCAGGGCGGCCAGGGCGGCGAGCACGATGCCGATCAGCAGCAGGCCGCCGGCGGTGCGGGGTCCGCCGGGGCTGATGCCGAGCAGGTCCAGGGCGCCGGCGGAGCCGGCTCCGTAGGGCAGGCCGGCCTCGCGCAGGAAGCGGCCGGGGTGCGTGAGCAGGCCGAGCGACCAGGGGGCGAGGACGAGGAGCGGTACGGCGAGGGTGGCCAGGAGCCGGGGGGCGTACGTCTTCCAGCCGGCCCGGCGCAGTGCGACGGCGGCGACGGCGAGGGCGGCGGCGAGCGGCCACACGACCGGGGTGAAGGCGGTGGCCAGGGTCAGCAGCAGGGTGTAGGTCCACACCGCGCGCCAGCTGCCCCTGTCCCCGTCGGCCCCGCCGAGGCCGAACGCGGCGACGGCCGAGCGGGCGATGAGCGGGAGCAGGATCGCGAGGACGGCGGTGCCGAGGCGGCCCCCGGCGAGGGCGCCGGTGACGGCGGGGAGGAAGGCGTAGGCGATCGCGGCCCAGGCGCGCAGCAGCCGGGACTCGACGAGCGGCCGGGAGGCGAAGTAGGCGGTGAGTCCGGACAGCGGCACCGAGCAGACGAGCAGCAGGGTCAGCGCGTACTGGGTGGAGCCGAACAGCAGGACGGAGAAGGCGCCGAGGACGGCGAGGTACGGGGGCGCCCCGGCGGTGGAGCCGGTGGCGACGGTCTGCCAGTCGCCGGTGTAGCCGCGCCAGAGGTCGAGGCCGCTGCCGGGGGCGGGCAGCAGGGCGCCGCCCATGAGGGTGCCGCCGAAGAGCAGGCCTCGGCAGGCGGCGAGGGAGACGAGGAGGAGGACGGCGAACAGGACGGGCGCGGGGTTGCGGGCGATCCGCTTGAGGCGCGCGAACTGCTCGATCTCCAGGTAGTCGGCGTCGTCGCCGCCGGGCCCGGACTCGACGGCTCCGCCGTGTCGGCCGGCGGCGCCGCCGTCGGTGTCGCGGTCGCCGCCGAAGTACCCGGCGAGCTGTTCCGCGTTGGCGCGCAGGGTGGCGCCGGGCGGCGGGAAGAGCGGGCGCAGTTCCTTGGCAGGGACGGCGGCGCGGCCGCGGGCCCGGCGGGCGCCGAGGATCCGGCCGGGGCGCAACAGGGTGGCGAGGAGGCCGGTGAACTCGTCGACCGCCTGGCCGGGGGCCTTGCCGACGAGGTAGGCGAGGGTGCGCAGCACGGTGCCGACGAGGAGGCGCAGCAGGACGTACGGGAGGGCGGGGCCGGAGCTGTTGGCGAGGATCGTGTAGACGGCGCCGGCCTTGTCGACGCGGTGCGGGCTGGCGGCGCCGCGGCCGGCGCAGTCGACGGTGCGGCGTTCGCGGGCGGCTGCCTCGGCGTGCCGCAGGACGGCGTCGGGGGCGACGAGGACGGTGTGGCCGGCGCTCTGGGCGCGCCAGCACAGGTCGACGTCGTCGCGCATGAGGGGCAGGCGGCGGTCGAAGCCGCCGAGGGCCTCGTAGACGTCGCGGCGCACCAGCATGCCGGCGGTGGAGACGGAGAGGACGGGGCGGACCTGGTCGTGCTGGCCCTGGTCCTGTTCGCGGCGGTCGAGGCCGGTCCAGCGGCGACCGCTGCGGGCGATGGTGACGCCCGCTTCGAGCAGCTGCTTCTTGTCGTACCAGCCGCGCAGCTTGGGGCCGATGACGGCGGCGTCGGGGTTCTCGTCGGCGACGCGCAGGAGTTCGGTGAGGGCGTCGGCCTCGGGGGCGCTGTCGTCGTGGAGCAGCCAGAGCCACTGGACGGGTTCGCCGTACGGGAGTTCGGGGAGGTCGTACGCGTCGTCGCGCCAGGTGCGGCTGACGGGGTCCCAG
This genomic window contains:
- a CDS encoding glycosyltransferase family 2 protein; translation: MSLHSQSAASHQAAATPEFPRHVVTAVLVAHDGARWLPRTLAGLLGQERPAQNLIAADTGSADDSARLLGEALGGDRVLHLARRTGFGAAVDEAVRGAGTPTPEDLPYLKRPSGWDPVSRTWRDDAYDLPELPYGEPVQWLWLLHDDSAPEADALTELLRVADENPDAAVIGPKLRGWYDKKQLLEAGVTIARSGRRWTGLDRREQDQGQHDQVRPVLSVSTAGMLVRRDVYEALGGFDRRLPLMRDDVDLCWRAQSAGHTVLVAPDAVLRHAEAAARERRTVDCAGRGAASPHRVDKAGAVYTILANSSGPALPYVLLRLLVGTVLRTLAYLVGKAPGQAVDEFTGLLATLLRPGRILGARRARGRAAVPAKELRPLFPPPGATLRANAEQLAGYFGGDRDTDGGAAGRHGGAVESGPGGDDADYLEIEQFARLKRIARNPAPVLFAVLLLVSLAACRGLLFGGTLMGGALLPAPGSGLDLWRGYTGDWQTVATGSTAGAPPYLAVLGAFSVLLFGSTQYALTLLLVCSVPLSGLTAYFASRPLVESRLLRAWAAIAYAFLPAVTGALAGGRLGTAVLAILLPLIARSAVAAFGLGGADGDRGSWRAVWTYTLLLTLATAFTPVVWPLAAALAVAAVALRRAGWKTYAPRLLATLAVPLLVLAPWSLGLLTHPGRFLREAGLPYGAGSAGALDLLGISPGGPRTAGGLLLIGIVLAALAALLRADRQFAIRTAWATALAALLLAVLVNRTGWAGPATLVYGLALLAAAVLGADGAKDRVAASSFGWRQPLAALIALAAAVGPVLGAAGWVLSGAAGPLERRDPVQVPAFVADESGDRNQNRTLILGGDSPATVSYTLVRGSGVRLGDAELAAEAGSEARLDKAVSGLVSGSGADQSDQLGGFAIRYVMIRAGAQEQVRRTLDATPGLTRRHQPDGTALWAVDPPLPRAVILSGKDGQAPIPVASGPVEAHTKIEAGEAGRMLRIADRADAGWRATLDGKPLKAKTVDGWAQGFELPAGGGRLDLVHEDSLTRTAWHWAQGVLALVLLVMALPGRRARLDDDLPDEERAVPAQPGPAEAGEGRRARRLRAEAESAAAPTPVEAAAAADPYAQIPAQPAYGEDAYAYQGYGYEQPVEPQQPEVPQMPQQYEYGAQEGYAPYPYPQQQQQYPSYPYEQYDTYGGQGQHEQQRPDGSPQQ